Within Mycobacterium botniense, the genomic segment ACGGCCCGTCAGGGCAGCGGCGGCGAGCGAGGCCAGGTAGCCGATGCCCGACCCGACGGCCATGAGAACCCACGCGGCCAGTGCCCAGCCGGAGATGACCAGCGGGGCCGTCTTGTCCGGGTGACGTATCGATAACGGAGCCGCTGAGCTGCCGTAGAATGCCCTGCGCGCCAGCCAATCCCGCAATTCAGTGCGATGATCGTGGGCGACCAGCGCGATCGGCTCGTAACGCAGCCGGGCACCGGCTTCGACCAGCCGCCAGCACAAGTCGACATCCTCGCCCGACTGTAGCGTCTCGTCGAACCCGCCAATGTCGCGAAGCATTGACGTGCGGCAGATTATTGCCGCACTGGGCACATACGAGACCGCGCTGTAGGGGATGACGGGCGCTTCCCGCTGACCGAGATCTAGTGAGGAACGCACAGCCTCGTAGCGGGCCAGAAGATGATCGCTCTGGGTCAGGCTGATAATGCGCGGCGCCACCAACGCCACTGTGGGATCACAAAAATGACCAAGCAAAGCCTCCAGCCAGCCGCGGCGAGGCACCACGTCAGAATCGAGAAATGCCACGAAATCTGTTGTACAATAGGATAATCCAGTATTTCTCGCTGCGGCGGGGCCTCTGCTTCGTGGATGGCGCAGCACTTCGACATCACAGCTCGAACTTGCGTAGTCGTCGGGTTCGACTGGGCGGGACGAGCCGTCGTCTACTATGATGACCCGAAGCCCGCGCAGCGATGTCAACAGCCTGCGCAATCCGGAAGCGTTGTCCCGCACTGGAATTACTATGGTAACGTCTCGATGTGACGGACCGCCGGCGGGCCGGGGATGGGCTACCGTCGCATCGAGCAAGGTGCGAGCCAGCTGTGCGCTCAGAGCATCGTGAACCTTCAAGCGGCCGTCGGAAAGCATTTGTTGTGCCGCCGGGGCCAGCCGCAGCAGCCGGGTCGGAGAGCCCCCGAGCAGCGTGGAGCCGCCGCCGAGCACCCGGACGCGCCGGTCGACCTGCACCGCAAAGCCGTCGGGTAGTCGGCCCGGGGTCATCTCAGCAACCCGTGCACATCAGGCGCCCACCGGGAGATCCGCCGGACACACTCCTCGACCATCTCGCTGAAGATCCGCTCCCCGTCCGCCGCGCTCGACGTGGTCGGGTCTCCGAGTACCCCGACCTCCGTGACCGCCGCCACTCCGCCGCGGCGCATCGAGGGCAACAGCTCGGCAAGGGGCGCGCCGTTGCCGGCGCGCCACCGCTCGGTGAGCACTGCATCAGGTGAAAGGTGCAGCAACACCGAGGTTTCGGTGTGACCGGCATGAGCGTCAGCGCCCGCCACGAAACACGGGCACCATCCCACATCGCGGCCTTCGGATCGCAGCCTACGCACCGCATCGCGCAGCGCGGCGGTGTTGCCGCCGTGACCGTTGATGAACACCAGCCGCTGTGCCCAGCAGGTGGCCGACCGGCCGTACTCGACCAGCAGCGCCGTCAGGGCCGCTGTGCCGATGGAGATCGTTCCGGCGAAGCCCTGGTGTTCGCCGCTGGCGCCGTACGCAATGGCCGGTGCGAGCAGCCAGTGGCGGTCAGCCGGCGAGTCCGCACCCGTCAGGCGGCCCACGACCGCCGAAGCGACCGCGGTCGCGATGCGGGTGTCAGTGTCCAGGGGAAGGTGAGGTCCGTGCTGTTCGGTGGATCCCAGCGGTATCATCAGCGACCTCGGCAAGCTCTCAAGCTCGCTCAATGTCGAGCTCGCGACTTCGCCGAGGACCACCTGCTGGACGGCCACTTGCCGATGGTAAGCCGAATTCACCTGGCGTGCACCGGTTGTTCGTTCATCCGTGAAACTTTTTTCAGGCGGGCGGCCGGGTCGGCCGCTTTCGGTCACGCCTGCCACGGCTGCCACCCCAGTATCAGGCTCGTCACGGTGTCAATCCGGGCCCGTCTCCTCATCCCCGGTGGACGGCACCCCCAGTGCCCGGACGAAGCCGGCAGGAACCACGATGTCATCGGGAATCAGGTCGTGAACCGAGGCACGGCCGAGGCCCATCAGCGCCGACTCAATACCGCCGCGCAGAATGTCGAGCACGTTTTCCACACCCGCCTGCCCGGCCGCCGCCAGCCCCCACAGGTAGGCGCGACCGATCATCACAGCGCGTGCGCCCAGTGCCAGCGCCTTGACCACGTCGCCGCCGCGGCGGATACCGCCGTCCAGGACCACTTCGACCTGGTCACCGACCGCCGCCGCCACGGTGGGCAGCGCCCGAATCGTCGCGGGTGTGCCGTCGAGGTTATTGCCCCCGTGATTAGAGACCGAGATCGCCGACACACCAACATCAACAGCTCGTCTGGCGTCGTCGACGCGCATCACGCCTTTGAGCATGAACGGTCCGCCCCACAGCTCGCGCAGCCAGGCGATGTCGTCCCAGGTCGGCGGCGGTGTGGCCATCCACTGCCCATACGCGGTGAAAAACGGCGGCCCCGGCTCCCCTCGCCGGCCCTGGTTGGGCACCCGCAAGGTCGGCGGCCGCAGCGTCTTGGCGTACGCCCACAGCCAGCCCGGCCGTGCGATCGCCTCCGGGAACAGTCGCAGCATGGTGCGCACATTCATCTGTTCGGGGATCTTTGGGCTGCCCCAGTCGCGCCCATGCGAGAAGGTCCAGTCGGTTGTCACGATCAAGCCGGCCGCTCCGGCTTGTCGGGCCCGTTCGACCCGCTCAGCGATGACGTCGCGGCTGCCCAGCCAGTAAACCTGGAAGAACAGCTTCGGGTTAGCGGCGATCACCTCTTCGATGGGTTTGCTGGCGAACGAGGACAATCCCATTGCCGTGCCGCGCGCGGCCGCAGCGCGAGCGACAGCCACCTCACCGTCAGGATGTACCGCCTGGACACCAGTCGGGGCGATGATCACAGGTAATGAAAGTTCCTGTCCCATAAGGGTGGTAGACAAATCACGCGTTTGAGTCGCACCTACCACATGAGGAGCGAAGCCGAGCTCGCTGAATGCGTCAACGTTGTCGGCGACTGTGATTCCCTTCTCACTAGCCGAAATAAGAGATGAATAAACAGATTTCGGTAGCCGGCGTTTCGCTCGTTGCTGGGCGATGGCGACCGTCTCGAACCAGGTGTCACGAGCCACGGCTAGATGGGGCTTTCGTCGCAGCGTCGCAGCGGCGGACGTCGCGACAGCGTCAGCGCGACCGGCCCACCGGCCCGAGATGCACGGGAATGGTCGCTGCTCGGTCGCGGCTTGCCGGGGGCGCGGGCCAGCGCCGCCGCGCCGTGCCCTTGCACGCATTCGGGGTCCGGTCCGGACAACGGCAGGCCGGTGAAAAATTTTGCCGCCATGCAACCGCCGCGGCAGCCCGCGTAATGTTCGCAGCCGGCGCAAGCGCCGGCCGACTGTGGTTCGCGCAGCTCACGAAACAGCGGGGCGTTCTTCCACACATTTTCAAAACCGCCGTCTGACAGCACATTTCCGGCAAGAAAACGGTCATGTATGGCGAAGGGGCAAGCGTACACATCGCCCACCGGATCGATCAGGCACACCACCCGCCCCGCTCCGCACATGTTCAGCCCGGCCAGCGCTCCGGGTTCACCCAGCCCCGACAGGTGAAAGAACGAGTCGCCGGTGAGCACCCGTTCGCCTTTGGCAACGAGCCAGTCATACAGCGCTATCTGCTGCTCAGCAGTCGGGCGCAGCTCATCCCAGACATCTGCCCCCCGCCCCGATGGTCGCAGCCGGGTGATCCGCAAGGTTGCGCCGTAACGACTTGCCAGCGCGGCAAACTCGTCAAGCTGGCCGACATTGTGCCGAGTGACGACAACAGAGATCTTGGCGTTGCGGAAACCCGCTGCCGCAAGATTTTCCAGAGCGCGCACCGCCATCGCGTACGATCCGGCGCCGCGAACAGCATCGTTGACCTCGGCAGTCGCGCCATCGAGTGAGACCTGGACGTCCACGTAGTCGCTGGCCGCCAGCCGCGCAGCCACCTCGGAGGTGATGCGCACACCGTTGGTGGAGAATTTCACCCCGACGCGGTGTTCGGTCGCATAGTCAACGAGCTCCCAAAAGTCTTGGCGCACAGTGGGTTCGCCGCCGCCGATGTTAACGTAGAATACCTGCATCCGCTCCAGCTCATCGATGATGGCTTTGCACTGCCCAGTGGATAACTCATGCGGATCGCGTTTGCCGGAGGACGACAGGCAGTGCACGCAGGACAGGTTGCACGCATATGTCAGCTCCCAGGTCAGGCAGATGGGCGCATCCAGACCACGCTCGAAATGCTCCACCAGCCGGGGTGCAGCCGCTGTCACGCCTCTACCTTCGGCTCGCGGGGCACCAGCATGTTTGAACCCGCCAGCACACCCAGTGCGTCCAGATACGGGCCAACTTCAGCGTCATCGACGCCGACTGCGCGACAAGCTGATTGGGCGTCGGGATGCTCGGCCAGCGCCTGCACCACCGCCACGATCGTGCGGTTTTTCAGAAACGAGAGCTTGCGCGTGCCGAAGTGATACAGCAACGCGCCGAACGGCTCGGGACGCATCGCTACCTGCGGATGTAACCGCCAGCCACGATCGGGGTGGAATGCGCCGGCCTGGGCCGGAGTTGACACGGTCAGTAGACCCCGCACATCCCGTCGATCGACACTTCTTCCACCAGGGTTTCGCTCACCAATTCGGCGCCGGTGTGCTGCTGCGTCTCGGTACCGGTCTGGGTCCGCTGGTCCATGAAGATCCCTTTCGTCATCTGGTCGACAACTCGGCGTCGATCCGGTCAGAATCGTGGTCAGGATATGGCATCGAGTGCCGAAATGGAAGGGCGGATTTATGCTGCCTCGGCTCCGGGTCGGTCGGCGCCGCTCGACGACACGCGACCACATTGCCAACGTCGCGATCGAGCTGTTCGCCGCCCGCGGATTCGACGAGGTGAGCGTCGACGACGTTGCACAGGCCGCCGGTATCGCACGGCGCACCCTGTTCCGCTATTACGCGTCGAAAAACGCCATCCCCTGGGGCGATTTCGACGCGCATTTGCAGCATTTGCGGGATCTGCTCGATCACGTTGACCCACGGGTGAGGCTGGCCGACGCTTTGCGCGGAGCGCTATTGGATTTCAACACGTTTGACGAGTCGGAGACGGCCCGGCACCGCCAGCGCATGCGGGTCATTTTGCAAACGGCCGAACTGCAGGCCTACTCGATGACGATGTATGCCGGATGGCGAGATGTCATCGCGCGATTTGTGGCCCGCCGAGCAGGTGTCCGCACCACTGACCTGCTGCCCCAAACCATCGCCTGGATCATGCTGGGGATGGCGCTTTCGGCTTACGAGCACTGGCTGGAAGACGAATCCGTCTCACTGCCTGAGGCGCTCGGCAATGCGTTCGACCTTGTCCGCGGCGGCCTGGATCGGCTGGACGGGTGAGCGGGCTCGAGCACCTGCTGCGCTCGCTGCGGGCGCAAGGGCACGCCTGCGCGGCTTTGGGTTCTCCGATGTACGGTGAACTGCTTGACCGGGTCGCCGCGGACGTCACGGCCGGTGGCATCTTCGCGGCGGTGCTGGCCGGCCATGAGAACGACCCCGCGCGACTGGCGCTGCCACTTCGACTGCTCGGTGGGCTGCACCGGCTGGTCCTTGACGGTCGCGCACCGGCGTTGCGCCGCTGGTACCCGAGCACTGGGGGCAGCTGGAATGCGCAGCGGGCTTGGCCGGATATCACACTGGTTGCGGCGCGGCATGTCGGGTCGTTGCGCGCCGTACTCAATCGGCCGCCCCAAACCAACGAGGTAGGCAGATCCGCCGCGCTGCTCGGCGGATTGCTGATCCTTTATCACCGATTCACTTTGCCGATCAGGCTTTTCGAGATCGGATCAAGTGCCGGGCTGAATCTGCGAGCAGACCAGTACCGCTATCGCTACCGCGGCGGGCAGTGGGGTCCCACAGACTCACCGGTGACCATCGACGACGCGTGGCATGGCCGGCTGCCGCCCACCGGTGCGCTGCCGATCGTGGAACGGCGGGGCTATGACATCGCGCCTATCGACCCGACCAGTGCCGCAGGCGAAGTGACCCTGTTGAGTTATGTGTGGCCGGACATGACCGACCGGCTGGACCGGTTGCGCAATGCCATCGGCGTCGCCCGGCGCGTTCCGGTCCGGCTGCAGCGGCGCCCGGCGGCGGACGCAGTCGCCGGCCTGTGCCTCGGCGAAAATGCATTGACTGTGCTATGGCACTCGGTCACCTGGCAGTACCTGTCCACCGGCGAACAAGCCGCTGTCCGCGCGGGAATCGAGACCCTGGGCGCCCAGGCTGATACCCGCTCACCGTTCGTGCATCTGGCGATGGAACCGGCCCGCCGCACACCCGATGCTCCGCACGCGTTTTTGCTGCGCGCCCGCAGCTGGCCGGGCGGCGACGATCGGATCCTGGCCGAATGCGCCCCGCACGGCCCACCGGTGACCTGGGAATAGACCTCACACTCAGCTGAGTGAGTGCGAGCGTGCATGTTTGCACGCCGACACGCCGTTGGTGACGGCAGAGTGTGCACGCTCGCGGTGCCGGCCAGACACGAACCTCAGCCCAGGACCTCGGAGATCGGTGCCCCGGCAGCGATTTTGGCGCGGGTTTTCATCACCCTGGCGGGCATGCCGGCGCCCACGGCGCCGACGAACATACCGTCGCGCTCGTAGTAGGCCAAAAACCGGCGCCCGTCGTCTTCGACCAGGTGCACGATGTCGCTGGCGTGCGGCTCACCCAGGCACTGGATCTTGATGTCGTACTGGTCGCTCCAAAAGTACGGGACGACAACGGTCGACGGTAACTCCTGGCCGAGCATTGCGGGCACCGCAACCCGGACCTGTTCGGCAACGTTGCTCCAATGCTCGACGCGTACTTGATTTCCCATGGAATCACGCCAAGAAGCGACATCACCAAGCGCCCACACATGGGGTGCGCTGGTGCGCCCCCTGTCATCGCAGATCACCCCATCGTCGACTTTGATACCGCTGCCCTCCAGCCAGTCGGTCGCCGGCCGCGAGCCGATGCCCACCACTACCAGATCGGTGGCCACGTCGGCGCCGTCGGTCAGCACGACTTTCTCCACATGTCCCTGACCGTGCACCGCCGCCACCGCAAGCCCGGTGCGCAGGTCGACACCTTCGGCGCGGTGCAGCCGCGCCACCAGTGCACCGATCTGCTCGCCGAGCACCGCTGCCAGCGGCGCGGGCTGGGGCTCGACCAGCACCACCTGTATCCCCAGGCCGCGCAGGCTGGCCGCCACCTCACAGCCGATGAACCCGGCGCCGACGACCACTGCGCTCCGCGCAGCCGACGCATGGCGGCGTAACGCCAGGCTCTCATCGTAGGAGCGCAGCACCCGGATTCCCTCGAGGTCGGGAAACACCGGAATGCGCCGCGGTACCAGCCCGGTTGCGATCACGAGCTCGTCGTAGCCGAGCACCGTGCCGTCGTCGAGAGTCACGGTCTGCGCCGCGGTGTCCAGGCTGGTAGCGGCCGAGCCCAGTCGCACTGTGATGTGGTGTTCTTCGTAGAACTCGCGGGGTTTGAGCGTCACATCATCGACTTCGCCGCGCAGCACCTCCTTAGACAGCGGGGGCCGGTCGTAGGGGAGATGTTGCTCGTCGCTGACGATCGTGACGGGACCGGGGTAGCCCGCGCGACGCAGGTGTTCGGCGGTACGGGCCGCGGCCAGGCCCCCGCCCACGATCACGATCCCTTGTGCGGGCGTATCGCCGTGCCCGCGTGCGCTACTGGTCACGTGCAGTTCATACACGATCGCGGCGCCGGGTTGCGCACCAGCCTGCCGATCGGCGCCGCGTCAGTACTTCAACACGCCTTTGTCGATAGGGATCTGGGCGCCCGACAACGTAGCCGACCCGTCGCCGGCCAGCCAGACCACCACGTCAGACACCTCTTCGGGAGTCATGAAACCTTTGGGCTGTAACGGCATTGGCGGGAAGCTATGCACATAGCTGGGGTGCTTGGCCAGTAGCTGTATCATCGCGTCGGTTTCGATCATCGGGGTGTCGACCGAATACGGGTGGATGGAGTTGACCCGGATGCCGAATTCGGCAACCTCGAGAGCCAGCGTGTTAGTCAACCCGACCAGGCCGTATTTGGCAGCCGAGTAGTGACCGTTGCCCGGGGTGGCTTTGACACCGGCGGCCGAGCTGACCACCACGATCGAGCCGCCGTTGCCGGCCTCGATCATCGCGGGCACCACGGCGCGCAGCGTGCGCCAGGTGCCGGACAGGTTGATTCCCACGACCGTGTCCCATTGTTCGTCGCTGAGTTCCCAGACTCGGCCCCAGCCGAGTACACCGGCGTTGGCCACCAGGATGTCGAGCCGGCCGAATTGCTCGACGCCGTCGGACACCAGTTGCCGCAGCGCCACGTCGTCACGGATGTCGACCTCACGCGCCACCACCTTGCGTCCGGCGGCTTCCACGGCGCGGACTGTCTCGGCGAGATCCTCGGGGGTGGCCGGCGGGTAGGTGATCGTGTCCGACACCGGCGCGCAGATATCCAGGGCGATGATGTCGGCGCCCTCCCGGGCCAGTCGCACGGCATGGGCACGTCCCTGACCGCGCGCGGCACCGGTGATCAACGCCACGCGTCCCTGCAGTGTGCCGGCAGGGCCAGCCATCGCCCGTCCTTTCCTCGGTCCGCGATCAGGCTAGCAACCGCATTGCACCGTGTTCTACCCGGCGACGATATGCGCCGCCTGTGCCACGACAGCGGATTCACGCCTCGGTGGTGGCGCCAACCCGCTTCGGGCATGCTCCCGGCCGGTCAGCGCCTCGGTCGCGGGCCGGTCCTTCCGCTGCCGGCACCGCCCGCCACACCCACACCCGGCCGCTGGCGGAGCGGCAGAACCGCGAAAGCCCCATTTCGTGGCGAAATGCGGGCTTTCGCGTCTGCTGACGCCGAACGTGGCCTACTTGATGATCTTCGTGACGCGGCCCGCCCCGACGGTGCGGCCACCCTCGCGGATCGCGAAGCGCAGCCCCTCATCCATCGCGACCGGCTGGATCAGCTTGACTTTGATATTGGTGTTGTCGCCGGGCATCACCATCTCGGTGCCTTCCGGCAGCGTCACCACACCGGTCACGTCGGTGGTGCGGAAGTAGAATTGGGGGCGATAGTTGGTGAAAAACGGTGTGTGCCGGCCGCCCTCGTCCTTAGACAGGACATAAACCTGAGCCTCGAACTCGGTGTGGGGTGTGATGGTGCCCGGTTTGGTGACGACCTGACCGCGCTCGACCTCGTCACGCTTGACGCCGCGCAGCAGCAAACCGACATTGTCGCCGGCCTGCCCCTGATCGAGCAGCTTGCGGAACATCTCCACACCGGTGACGGTCGTCTTCATCGTGCTCGGCCGGATACCGACAATCTCGACTTCCTCGTTGACGTTGATCACGCCCCGCTCGACCCGGCCGGTGACCACGGTGCCGCGACCGGTGATCGTGAACACGTCTTCGACGGGCATCAGGAACGGTTTGTCGATCTCGCGCACCGGGTCGGGGATCGACTCGTCGACAGCTTGCATGAGCTCTTCGATGCTGGCGACCCACTTCGGGTCTCCCTCAAGCGCCTTCAGTGCGGAAACCCGCACAACCGGGGCGTCCTCATCGAACTCCTGGGCGGCCAGCAGTTCGCGAACCTCCATCTCGACGAGCTCGAGCAGCTCCTCGTCCTCGACCATGTCGGCCTTGTTCAGCGCGACGAGGATGTAGGGAACACCAACCTGGCGGGCGAGCAGCACGTGCTCGCGGGTCTGCGGCATCGGGCCGTCGTTGGCCGCGACCACCAGGATCGCGCCGTCCATCTGGGCGGCACCGGTGATCATGTTCTTGATGTAGTCGGCGTGGCCAGGGGCGTCGACATGCGCGTAGTGGCGCTTCTCCGTCTGGTATTCCACGTGGGCGATGTTGATGGTGATACCACGCTGACGTTCCTCGGGCGCATTATCGATCTGCTCGAACGCCTTGACCTCGTTCAGATCGGGGAATTTGTCGTGCAGAACCTTGGTGATCGCTGCGGTCAGCGTGGTCTTGCCGTGGTCGATGTGACCGATTGTCCCGATGTTGACGTGCGGCTTCGTCCGCTGGAACTTCGCCTTCGCCACTTTGGTGTCCTCCTGGACTTGTTAGTGCTTGTTAAAGCAGTGTTGATGTTTTCAGTTGTGCCGCTAGTGACCGGGCAAGGTTACTCCCCGTCGCCGTCGCGGTGGTCGTTGCTCGGCTCAAGACATCACTGGCCCGTCGCCTTCGCGATGATTTCCTTCGACACCTGCGCTGGGACTTCGGCGTAGGAGTCGAACAACATCGAGTAGTTCGCCCGGCCTTGAGTCTTCGACCGCAGGTCGCCCACATAGCCGAACATCTCCGACAGCGGCACATGTGCCTTTACGACGCGTGCACCGCCGCGCTCCTCCATGGCCTGAATCTGACCACGGCGGGAGTTCAGGTCGCCGATCACATCGCCCATGTAATCCTCGGGGGTAATGACCTCGACAGCCATGATCGGCTCCAGGATCACCGGCTGGGCCTGCGCCACAGCTTTTTTCAGCGCCTGCGCGCCGGCGATCTTGAACGCCATCTCTGAGGAGTCCACCTCGTGGAAGGCGCCGTCTTCGAGCGTGACCTTCAGGTTGACCAGGGGGTAGCCGGCCAACACACCGTATTGCATGGCGTCTTGCGCACCGGCGTCCACCGCGGGGATGAACTCGCGCGGGACCCGCCCACCTGTCACCTTGTTCTCGAACTCGTACGTCGCGCCGTCTTCGCCGGTGAACGGCTCGACGCTGATGATGACCTTCGCGTATTGGCCGGCGCCGCCGGTCTGCTTCTTGTGGGTGTACTCGACGTGCTCCACCTTGCGGCGGATGGTCTCCTTGTAGGCCACCTGCGGCTTGCCGACGTTGGCCTCGACCTTGAACTCGCGGCGCATCCGGTCGACCAGGATGTCCAGGTGCAGCTCGCCCATCCCGCCGATCACGGTCTGCCCGGTTTCAGGGTCTTGATGCACCTTGAAGGTCGGATCCTCCTCGGCGAGCT encodes:
- a CDS encoding NAD(P)/FAD-dependent oxidoreductase, with the protein product MHVTSSARGHGDTPAQGIVIVGGGLAAARTAEHLRRAGYPGPVTIVSDEQHLPYDRPPLSKEVLRGEVDDVTLKPREFYEEHHITVRLGSAATSLDTAAQTVTLDDGTVLGYDELVIATGLVPRRIPVFPDLEGIRVLRSYDESLALRRHASAARSAVVVGAGFIGCEVAASLRGLGIQVVLVEPQPAPLAAVLGEQIGALVARLHRAEGVDLRTGLAVAAVHGQGHVEKVVLTDGADVATDLVVVGIGSRPATDWLEGSGIKVDDGVICDDRGRTSAPHVWALGDVASWRDSMGNQVRVEHWSNVAEQVRVAVPAMLGQELPSTVVVPYFWSDQYDIKIQCLGEPHASDIVHLVEDDGRRFLAYYERDGMFVGAVGAGMPARVMKTRAKIAAGAPISEVLG
- a CDS encoding mycofactocin-coupled SDR family oxidoreductase; translation: MAGPAGTLQGRVALITGAARGQGRAHAVRLAREGADIIALDICAPVSDTITYPPATPEDLAETVRAVEAAGRKVVAREVDIRDDVALRQLVSDGVEQFGRLDILVANAGVLGWGRVWELSDEQWDTVVGINLSGTWRTLRAVVPAMIEAGNGGSIVVVSSAAGVKATPGNGHYSAAKYGLVGLTNTLALEVAEFGIRVNSIHPYSVDTPMIETDAMIQLLAKHPSYVHSFPPMPLQPKGFMTPEEVSDVVVWLAGDGSATLSGAQIPIDKGVLKY
- the tuf gene encoding elongation factor Tu, with translation MAKAKFQRTKPHVNIGTIGHIDHGKTTLTAAITKVLHDKFPDLNEVKAFEQIDNAPEERQRGITINIAHVEYQTEKRHYAHVDAPGHADYIKNMITGAAQMDGAILVVAANDGPMPQTREHVLLARQVGVPYILVALNKADMVEDEELLELVEMEVRELLAAQEFDEDAPVVRVSALKALEGDPKWVASIEELMQAVDESIPDPVREIDKPFLMPVEDVFTITGRGTVVTGRVERGVINVNEEVEIVGIRPSTMKTTVTGVEMFRKLLDQGQAGDNVGLLLRGVKRDEVERGQVVTKPGTITPHTEFEAQVYVLSKDEGGRHTPFFTNYRPQFYFRTTDVTGVVTLPEGTEMVMPGDNTNIKVKLIQPVAMDEGLRFAIREGGRTVGAGRVTKIIK